From Chryseobacterium sp. IHB B 17019, one genomic window encodes:
- a CDS encoding ABC transporter ATP-binding protein codes for MENKKSTTEYQELPSCEPLIEFKNVYKSYGSNKVLNGISFTVNRGENLVILGRSGSGKSVAVKCLVGLTKVDKGEILILGEDITKLNEEELNRIRMKIGFLFQNGALYDSMTVKENLIFTLQHNHKNLTQQEMESAVKEALQNVGLEEAIDQLPAELSGGMRKRIGLARALIINPEIIIYDEPTGGLDTITAREIIELIRNIKLKYHTSSIIITHDLTCAKYTGDRIIVLKDGLIKAEGSYKDIENNADDWVKSFFEK; via the coding sequence ATGGAAAACAAGAAATCTACCACTGAATATCAGGAATTGCCAAGCTGTGAACCATTGATAGAATTTAAAAATGTTTACAAATCATATGGCAGTAATAAGGTATTGAACGGCATCAGCTTTACCGTTAACAGAGGAGAAAATCTGGTCATATTGGGGAGATCCGGCTCGGGTAAATCAGTTGCGGTTAAATGCCTGGTCGGCCTTACCAAAGTGGATAAAGGAGAAATACTAATATTGGGAGAAGATATAACAAAACTCAATGAAGAAGAACTTAACCGGATCCGGATGAAAATCGGTTTTTTGTTTCAAAACGGTGCCTTATACGATTCCATGACCGTTAAGGAGAATTTGATATTTACACTACAGCACAATCATAAGAATCTTACTCAACAGGAAATGGAGTCTGCTGTTAAAGAAGCATTACAAAACGTAGGACTGGAAGAAGCCATTGATCAGTTACCGGCAGAACTATCCGGAGGAATGAGAAAGAGAATAGGACTGGCAAGAGCATTAATCATTAATCCTGAAATAATAATTTATGATGAACCAACAGGAGGTTTAGATACGATCACAGCCCGTGAAATTATTGAGCTCATCCGAAATATCAAACTAAAATACCATACCTCATCCATTATTATAACACACGATTTAACCTGTGCAAAATATACCGGTGACAGAATCATCGTCCTGAAAGACGGTCTAATTAAAGCCGAAGGCAGCTATAAAGACATAGAAAACAACGCCGATGATTGGGTAAAATCTTTTTTTGAAAAATAA
- a CDS encoding MlaD family protein: MSNESSNNWKLGIFVTAGILLFITAIYFIGVNRNLFGSNFVLRSEFKNVSGLKQGSNVRLSGINIGTVNTIDFVSDSLVVVKLLIRKDVQKYIKTDAVASIASDGLMGDKILIISPGTTSTTIVKDNDMIVSYKTIEIDDLFSSVKQSADNAKAITDELVKFSAKMNNKNSLLTKIMTDKDFASRIDRTIENLQISAQELAKFTPILNNKNGTVAKIFTDKKWSNNIESSITNLQNSSHEISIFTTKLNDKNNVLSQLSSNDTLAISIEKTVRNLEKSSDDLIQFTSKINNDENVLSKLTNNPKLGSSVDSTIINIGKGVDELREIEAAAKNNFLLRGYFNKKKKEAERQKR; encoded by the coding sequence ATGAGCAATGAATCATCAAACAACTGGAAATTGGGAATATTTGTTACAGCAGGTATCCTTCTTTTCATAACAGCCATCTACTTTATTGGTGTCAACAGAAATCTGTTTGGCTCTAATTTCGTTTTGCGCTCGGAATTCAAGAATGTGAGCGGGCTAAAGCAGGGCAGCAATGTGCGTCTTTCCGGTATTAATATAGGAACGGTTAATACAATAGATTTTGTTTCAGATTCATTGGTTGTGGTCAAGTTATTAATCCGAAAGGATGTACAAAAATATATTAAAACAGATGCGGTTGCCAGTATAGCATCAGACGGATTAATGGGTGATAAAATTCTTATTATTTCGCCCGGTACCACCTCTACTACCATCGTGAAAGATAATGATATGATTGTTTCTTATAAAACCATTGAAATAGATGATCTATTCTCAAGTGTAAAACAAAGCGCCGACAACGCCAAAGCAATTACTGATGAACTTGTCAAGTTCAGTGCTAAAATGAATAACAAGAATAGTTTATTAACAAAAATAATGACTGATAAAGATTTTGCTTCGAGAATTGACAGAACCATAGAAAATCTACAGATAAGCGCTCAGGAACTGGCAAAATTCACTCCCATCCTGAATAATAAAAACGGAACGGTTGCAAAAATATTTACCGATAAGAAATGGTCGAATAATATTGAAAGCAGCATTACCAACTTGCAGAACAGCTCTCATGAAATCAGTATTTTCACTACAAAACTTAATGATAAAAATAATGTGCTTTCTCAGCTGTCTTCCAACGATACTTTGGCTATTTCAATAGAAAAAACAGTCCGTAATCTTGAAAAAAGCTCGGATGATCTCATACAGTTTACTTCAAAAATCAATAATGATGAGAATGTGCTATCCAAGCTTACTAATAATCCCAAACTTGGCAGCTCCGTAGATTCCACGATTATCAATATTGGGAAAGGTGTCGATGAACTCAGGGAAATAGAAGCCGCCGCGAAGAATAACTTTTTGTTAAGGGGCTATTTTAATAAAAAGAAAAAAGAAGCTGAAAGACAAAAAAGATGA
- a CDS encoding SLC13 family permease, with amino-acid sequence MPSYYKIHRKEIGLIIGLLLSVLSFITNPFTLSHHASQVLSVAVLMIIWWIFEAVPMPVTALIPLILFPAFGISSIKEVAQSYADPIVFLFMGGFFIAIAIEKWSLHKRIALGIIRITGTNGNRIILGFIMATGFLSLWLSNTATTMMMYPLAVSVIHVVKNHNKNEKNTQNFSLALLLSIAYASNFALGTVIATPPNVAYVGYIKDRFNYTIGFSDWMMLFLPLTLVLLLMLYGVLVKIMYPNNIQHNDEASDTIKKSQLQLGAISRPEVRVLLIFIFTVLLWISKDLLNKWQTFLELDDTVIALLSAVLLFLIPSGNKKNRRPERLLVWRDTQKMAWDILLLFGGGIALANALEASQLATELASGLAYITADNLLLIILTISAISIFLSEVISNLALVMILSPVVTTLALSLHIDPLLLGIPMTLSASCSSMLPMGTPPNAIIFARGNIQIQTMMKTGFVLNIICIIIISLVCWFFIPMMPGMKL; translated from the coding sequence ATGCCAAGCTACTACAAAATTCACAGAAAAGAAATCGGCCTGATCATTGGTCTTTTACTAAGTGTATTGAGTTTTATAACTAATCCTTTTACATTATCTCATCACGCCAGCCAGGTACTTTCTGTTGCTGTTCTTATGATTATCTGGTGGATATTTGAAGCGGTGCCTATGCCTGTTACCGCTTTAATACCTCTTATTTTATTTCCTGCTTTTGGTATTTCTTCCATAAAAGAAGTCGCTCAAAGCTATGCAGATCCAATCGTTTTTTTATTTATGGGAGGTTTTTTCATTGCAATAGCCATTGAAAAATGGAGCCTTCACAAAAGAATAGCCCTTGGCATTATAAGAATTACAGGAACTAATGGAAACCGCATTATCCTCGGGTTTATTATGGCCACGGGTTTCCTCAGTTTATGGCTTAGTAATACCGCGACGACCATGATGATGTATCCTTTGGCCGTATCAGTCATCCACGTCGTTAAGAATCACAATAAAAATGAAAAAAATACACAAAACTTTTCTTTGGCACTTCTTCTTTCTATAGCTTATGCCTCCAACTTTGCTCTGGGTACTGTCATTGCAACCCCTCCAAATGTTGCTTATGTGGGATATATTAAAGACAGGTTCAATTACACCATCGGCTTCTCTGACTGGATGATGCTGTTTTTACCGCTGACTTTAGTTTTATTATTAATGCTTTACGGAGTACTTGTAAAAATCATGTATCCTAATAATATCCAACACAATGATGAGGCCTCAGACACAATAAAAAAATCCCAACTTCAGTTGGGAGCAATAAGCAGACCCGAAGTACGAGTCCTGCTGATCTTCATTTTTACCGTTTTATTATGGATTTCAAAAGATCTGCTGAACAAATGGCAAACTTTTTTAGAACTGGATGACACGGTTATTGCCCTATTGAGTGCTGTTCTGTTATTCTTAATTCCATCCGGTAATAAAAAAAACAGAAGACCTGAAAGATTACTTGTTTGGCGCGATACTCAAAAGATGGCGTGGGACATACTGCTGTTATTTGGAGGAGGGATTGCATTGGCCAATGCTCTTGAGGCATCACAGTTAGCCACTGAGTTGGCCAGCGGACTGGCCTACATTACTGCAGATAATCTTCTTTTAATTATACTGACAATATCTGCCATTTCCATTTTTTTAAGCGAAGTGATCAGTAATCTGGCTTTAGTGATGATCCTTTCGCCGGTAGTGACTACCCTAGCCTTGTCTTTGCACATTGATCCCCTTCTACTTGGAATTCCAATGACATTAAGTGCAAGCTGCTCATCTATGCTTCCTATGGGAACTCCTCCAAATGCAATAATCTTTGCAAGAGGCAACATACAAATTCAGACGATGATGAAAACAGGATTTGTACTTAATATCATTTGTATAATCATCATTTCGTTGGTATGCTGGTTTTTTATCCCCATGATGCCGGGTATGAAATTATAA
- a CDS encoding inorganic diphosphatase yields MIGNQHPWHDVSPGENLPQIVTAVIEIPSGSHTKYEIDKQSGLIRLDRILLSSMYYPANYGIIPQTYYSDGDPLDILVLCWESLVPLTLVEARVVGILEMTDEDKKDHKIIAVVENDSSLAHVHDIEDLPVYTINGIQNFFEEYKKLEGKTVEVFGFKNKEEAFACIEESLMMYVKEIKPKIKED; encoded by the coding sequence ATGATAGGAAACCAACACCCATGGCATGACGTTTCACCAGGAGAGAATCTGCCACAAATAGTTACCGCTGTTATTGAAATACCCAGTGGCAGCCATACAAAATACGAAATTGACAAACAATCAGGACTGATAAGACTGGATAGGATTCTTTTATCCTCTATGTATTATCCTGCCAATTATGGAATCATACCACAGACTTATTACAGTGACGGAGATCCGTTAGATATTTTGGTTTTATGCTGGGAAAGCCTCGTTCCGCTAACCTTGGTTGAGGCAAGAGTGGTAGGAATACTGGAAATGACAGATGAGGATAAAAAAGACCATAAAATAATAGCTGTAGTCGAAAATGATTCCTCCCTGGCGCATGTTCATGATATTGAAGATCTGCCGGTTTACACGATTAATGGAATTCAGAATTTTTTTGAAGAATATAAAAAATTAGAAGGAAAAACTGTCGAGGTATTTGGTTTTAAAAATAAAGAAGAAGCTTTCGCTTGTATTGAAGAAAGTCTGATGATGTATGTCAAAGAAATCAAGCCTAAAATAAAAGAGGATTAA
- a CDS encoding DUF3788 domain-containing protein: protein MKSIFNIKDEIPTLDQLKEALGETYDLWQCLEKFTHEHDHNSKSEWHFSGQKFGWSLRVKDKKRVIIYLLPREKFFKAAFVFGQKAIEKILESNISESIKTELINAKIHAEGRGIRIEVRDRSHLKDIEKLIEIKIAH from the coding sequence ATGAAAAGTATATTTAACATTAAGGATGAAATTCCGACATTAGATCAGCTGAAAGAAGCCTTAGGTGAAACCTATGACCTATGGCAATGCCTTGAGAAATTCACTCATGAACATGACCACAATTCGAAGTCAGAATGGCATTTTTCCGGGCAAAAATTTGGATGGAGTCTCCGAGTTAAAGACAAAAAACGGGTTATAATATATCTTTTACCAAGAGAAAAATTCTTTAAAGCAGCGTTTGTTTTTGGGCAAAAAGCGATTGAAAAAATACTTGAAAGTAACATTTCAGAAAGTATAAAAACTGAACTTATAAATGCAAAAATACATGCAGAAGGACGCGGAATAAGAATTGAGGTCAGAGATAGATCACATTTGAAAGATATTGAAAAACTGATTGAAATAAAGATCGCCCACTGA
- a CDS encoding cbb3-type cytochrome c oxidase N-terminal domain-containing protein: protein MKTRTPISIYILVTVGLTIMAFEMFAHDSGYFSSAFFWGLMLIVIILLLIMNSIGDLIENQNFSKLSDEEKVQYLKEKNTPYFQKLWNSAFKKQSVTEEKDILIDHGFDGITELDNSLPKWWLGLFYFGFIFCAVYMVAFAFTDYAHPEAELTAETKTMLASIAEFEKNAPQINLETAKYSADNIAEGQELFKTNCVTCHGDGGKGGIGPNLTDRHWINHKEKSLFKNVFWMLENGSPNNPTMRPFIKEGTITGKDAEKIAAYVYHINQETAPITQAKGGAAPQGQEVEWENGNN, encoded by the coding sequence ATGAAAACCAGAACCCCAATCTCCATATACATCCTTGTAACAGTAGGTTTAACGATCATGGCGTTCGAAATGTTCGCACACGATTCGGGATATTTTTCTTCAGCTTTTTTCTGGGGACTGATGTTGATTGTCATTATTTTGCTTTTAATTATGAATTCGATTGGAGATTTAATTGAAAACCAGAATTTCAGCAAATTATCCGACGAAGAAAAAGTGCAATATTTAAAGGAAAAAAATACACCCTATTTTCAAAAGCTTTGGAATTCTGCTTTCAAAAAGCAATCTGTCACAGAAGAAAAAGACATCCTGATTGATCATGGTTTCGACGGAATTACGGAACTCGACAATTCACTTCCAAAATGGTGGCTCGGTTTATTTTATTTCGGATTTATTTTTTGTGCTGTATATATGGTCGCTTTTGCCTTCACAGACTACGCCCATCCGGAAGCAGAATTAACAGCGGAAACAAAAACAATGCTTGCGTCCATTGCCGAATTTGAAAAAAATGCACCTCAGATCAATTTAGAAACTGCAAAATACAGTGCAGACAACATCGCAGAGGGTCAGGAATTATTCAAAACAAATTGCGTAACCTGCCATGGAGACGGCGGAAAAGGAGGCATCGGCCCAAATTTAACAGACAGACATTGGATTAATCACAAAGAAAAAAGTTTATTCAAAAATGTTTTCTGGATGTTGGAAAATGGTTCTCCAAACAACCCCACGATGCGCCCTTTCATAAAAGAAGGAACAATTACAGGAAAAGATGCTGAGAAAATTGCAGCGTATGTTTACCACATCAATCAGGAAACGGCTCCCATCACGCAGGCCAAAGGAGGCGCTGCACCACAAGGACAGGAAGTGGAGTGGGAAAACGGAAACAACTAA
- the ccoN gene encoding cytochrome-c oxidase, cbb3-type subunit I, whose product METQKFKYDNTIVRAFLYATIAFGLVGFLLGLTAALMLFYPELPEFLFGTDDITIKSLASGNIQGLINTQGALGFGRIRMLHTSAVIFAFVCNSFFCGAYYSMQRLLKTRMYSDTLSWIHFWTWQIMIVSVVITFLMGINTSKEYAEHEWPLDILITISWVVFGINMFGTIAKRRVRHLYVAIWFYVGTWIAVAMLHIFNNLEIPLSFTSWKSYSIYSGAKDALVQWWYGHNAVAFVLTTPVLGLMYYFLPKAADRPVFSYKLSIIHFWSLIFVYLWAGPHHLQYTALPAWAQAVGTGFSIMLIAPSWGGMLNGLLTLRGAWDKVRDNPILKFFVVAVTCYGMATFEGPLLATKSLNKIGHYTDWVIGHVHIGALGWNGFMAFGIVYYLIPVMWKTQLWSKKIANWHFWLGTLGIIFYAVPMYISGFTQGLMWKQFNPDGTLVWKNWLDTVTAIIPYYKMRFLGGVFYLSGAILMVVNVVKTIKQGSFQKNVPAEAPALANIGSARKEGEGIHLWLERTPKLLSVLAFIAIAIGGLVEIIPTLTLKQSVPTITSVKPYSPLELEGRDLYIREGCNSCHSQMIRPFRDEIVRFEGKNGQYSKAGEFVYDRPFLWGSKRTGPDLHREGGRNPDSWHFKHMYNPRITSAGSIMPRFPWLITNKLDRTQMVDKMKLMKNYFDVPYTKAEIDSANQWADNQAKGIVTRIYAEATDVKEQVDKDKTTKGASFVPLEQREIIAMIAYLQRLGTDIKTTQIQTASVN is encoded by the coding sequence ATGGAAACGCAGAAATTTAAGTATGACAATACTATTGTCAGGGCATTCCTGTATGCTACGATTGCATTCGGATTGGTAGGATTTTTATTAGGTCTTACGGCTGCACTGATGCTTTTTTACCCTGAACTGCCGGAATTCTTATTCGGAACGGATGATATAACGATTAAAAGTTTAGCTTCGGGAAATATTCAGGGATTGATTAATACACAAGGAGCATTGGGATTCGGAAGAATAAGAATGCTGCACACAAGCGCCGTAATTTTTGCTTTTGTCTGTAATTCCTTTTTCTGTGGTGCTTATTACAGCATGCAGAGATTGTTAAAAACAAGAATGTATAGTGATACATTGTCATGGATCCACTTCTGGACATGGCAAATCATGATTGTGAGCGTTGTAATTACCTTCCTGATGGGAATCAACACCTCAAAAGAATATGCTGAACACGAGTGGCCGCTTGATATTCTGATTACCATTTCATGGGTTGTTTTCGGGATTAATATGTTTGGGACGATTGCAAAAAGAAGGGTTCGGCATTTATATGTAGCCATTTGGTTTTACGTAGGAACCTGGATTGCCGTAGCCATGCTCCATATCTTCAATAATCTCGAAATTCCGCTATCTTTTACAAGCTGGAAATCATATTCGATTTATTCAGGAGCAAAAGATGCCTTGGTCCAGTGGTGGTATGGTCATAATGCAGTGGCATTTGTATTGACGACCCCTGTTTTAGGTTTGATGTATTATTTCTTACCAAAAGCTGCAGACAGACCGGTTTTCTCTTATAAATTATCAATTATCCACTTCTGGTCTCTGATCTTCGTATACCTTTGGGCGGGCCCGCATCACTTGCAGTATACCGCACTTCCGGCCTGGGCTCAGGCGGTGGGAACAGGTTTTTCCATCATGCTGATCGCTCCGTCCTGGGGAGGAATGCTGAATGGGCTTCTTACGCTGAGAGGAGCTTGGGATAAGGTAAGGGATAATCCTATTTTGAAGTTTTTTGTTGTAGCGGTTACCTGCTACGGAATGGCAACTTTTGAGGGCCCTTTATTAGCAACAAAATCTTTAAATAAAATAGGACATTACACAGACTGGGTCATCGGTCACGTACATATCGGAGCTCTTGGCTGGAATGGCTTCATGGCTTTTGGTATTGTGTATTACCTTATTCCGGTGATGTGGAAAACTCAGCTTTGGTCTAAAAAAATAGCCAACTGGCATTTTTGGCTGGGAACTTTAGGAATTATTTTCTACGCTGTTCCGATGTATATTTCAGGATTCACTCAAGGGCTAATGTGGAAGCAGTTTAATCCCGACGGAACTTTAGTCTGGAAAAACTGGCTGGATACCGTTACTGCAATTATTCCTTATTATAAAATGAGATTTTTAGGTGGGGTGTTTTATCTGTCAGGAGCAATTTTAATGGTCGTGAATGTGGTTAAAACCATTAAACAAGGTTCATTCCAGAAAAATGTTCCTGCAGAAGCACCTGCATTAGCCAATATCGGATCTGCAAGAAAAGAAGGTGAAGGAATACACTTATGGCTGGAAAGAACTCCGAAATTACTTTCAGTTCTGGCTTTCATTGCTATTGCAATTGGAGGTTTGGTAGAAATTATTCCGACATTAACTTTAAAACAAAGTGTACCGACCATAACTTCCGTAAAGCCATATTCTCCGTTAGAACTGGAAGGAAGAGATCTCTACATCCGTGAAGGCTGTAATTCATGTCATTCCCAGATGATCAGGCCATTCCGGGATGAAATTGTAAGATTTGAAGGAAAGAACGGACAGTATTCTAAAGCAGGAGAATTTGTTTATGACAGGCCATTCCTTTGGGGTTCAAAAAGAACCGGGCCGGATCTTCACAGAGAGGGCGGAAGAAATCCGGATTCATGGCACTTTAAACATATGTATAACCCAAGAATTACTTCTGCAGGTTCCATTATGCCACGTTTTCCATGGTTGATTACAAACAAACTGGACAGGACACAAATGGTCGATAAAATGAAATTAATGAAAAACTATTTTGATGTTCCGTATACAAAAGCAGAAATAGATTCTGCAAACCAGTGGGCAGATAATCAAGCAAAAGGCATTGTGACAAGAATTTATGCTGAAGCTACCGATGTGAAAGAACAGGTGGATAAAGATAAGACTACGAAAGGAGCATCGTTTGTTCCGCTTGAACAAAGGGAAATTATAGCCATGATTGCTTATCTGCAACGGCTGGGAACAGATATTAAAACGACTCAGATTCAAACTGCAAGCGTCAATTAA
- a CDS encoding helix-turn-helix domain-containing protein, translating into MKICSQNIRKIRRSRDLTQEYMAFEMGISQKAYSDIENAKVKINLEILTKISDILEIKPSEICSISHKCADGFEDKYHGLLEHMKKNGITIPKEYL; encoded by the coding sequence ATGAAAATTTGCAGTCAAAACATCAGGAAAATAAGAAGGAGCAGGGATCTTACCCAGGAATATATGGCTTTCGAAATGGGAATTTCGCAAAAAGCTTATTCTGATATCGAAAACGCTAAAGTAAAGATCAATCTGGAAATTCTTACGAAGATCTCGGATATTCTTGAAATTAAACCTTCCGAAATCTGCAGTATTTCCCATAAATGTGCCGATGGTTTTGAGGATAAGTATCATGGGCTTTTGGAGCATATGAAAAAAAATGGTATTACTATTCCTAAAGAATATTTATAA
- the dnaK gene encoding molecular chaperone DnaK, with the protein MSKIIGIDLGTTNSCVAVMEGKDPVVIPNAEGKRTTPSIVAFTEDGERKVGDPAKRQAVTNPKKTVYSIKRFIGTHFKDDGSEIARVPYEVVKGPNDTVKVKIDDREYTPQEISAMTLQKMKKTAEDYLGQEVTRAVITVPAYFNDAQRQATKEAGEIAGLKVERIINEPTAAALAYGLDKSHKDQKIAVYDLGGGTFDISILDLGDGVFEVLSTNGDTHLGGDDFDDVIINWMADEFKAEEGVDLKSDAIALQRLKEAAEKAKIELSSSTQTEINLPYITATATGPKHLVKSLTKAKFEQLSADLVRRSMEPVAKALKDAGLSTSDIDEVILVGGSTRIPIIQEEVEKFFGKKPSKGVNPDEVVAIGAAIQGGVLTGDVKDVLLLDVTPLSLGIETMGSVFTKLIEANTTIPTKKSEVFSTASDNQPAVSIRVGQGERPMFNDNKEIGRFDLTDIPPAPRGVPQIEVTFDIDANGILSVSAKDKGTGKEQTIKIQASSGLSDEEIERMKKEAQENASADAKKKEEVEIFNKADGLIFQTEKQLKEFGDKLSADKKAAIETAHAELKTAFEAKNGDDVKAKTEALDAAWMAASEELYAAGQGAQGADAGAQNPGGNNAGGEDVQDADFEEVK; encoded by the coding sequence ATGAGTAAAATAATTGGAATTGACTTAGGAACAACCAACTCTTGTGTTGCTGTAATGGAGGGTAAAGACCCTGTTGTTATTCCTAATGCAGAAGGAAAAAGAACAACTCCGTCTATTGTAGCATTCACGGAAGATGGTGAGAGGAAAGTGGGGGATCCTGCAAAAAGACAGGCTGTAACGAATCCAAAGAAAACAGTATATTCTATAAAAAGATTTATTGGAACTCATTTTAAAGATGACGGAAGTGAAATCGCAAGAGTTCCTTATGAAGTGGTAAAAGGACCAAACGATACGGTAAAAGTAAAAATCGACGATAGAGAATATACTCCACAGGAGATTTCAGCAATGACGCTTCAGAAAATGAAGAAAACTGCTGAGGATTATCTTGGTCAGGAAGTAACAAGAGCGGTAATCACTGTTCCTGCATACTTCAATGATGCACAAAGACAGGCTACTAAAGAAGCTGGTGAAATCGCTGGTCTTAAAGTAGAAAGAATTATCAACGAACCTACTGCTGCAGCGTTAGCTTACGGTTTGGATAAGAGCCATAAAGATCAGAAAATTGCTGTGTATGACCTTGGTGGTGGTACTTTCGATATCTCAATCCTTGATTTGGGTGATGGTGTATTCGAAGTATTGTCTACAAACGGTGACACGCACTTAGGAGGTGATGACTTTGATGATGTGATCATCAACTGGATGGCTGATGAATTCAAAGCTGAAGAAGGTGTAGATCTTAAATCTGATGCAATTGCATTACAAAGATTGAAAGAAGCTGCTGAAAAAGCAAAAATCGAATTGTCTTCTTCTACACAAACGGAAATCAACCTTCCATATATCACAGCTACGGCTACAGGACCTAAACACTTGGTGAAGTCCTTAACAAAGGCTAAATTCGAGCAATTATCTGCTGACCTTGTAAGAAGATCAATGGAGCCGGTTGCCAAAGCATTGAAAGATGCAGGGTTGTCAACTTCAGATATCGATGAGGTAATCTTGGTAGGTGGTTCTACAAGAATCCCGATTATCCAGGAAGAAGTAGAAAAATTCTTCGGTAAGAAGCCTTCAAAAGGAGTAAATCCGGATGAGGTTGTAGCCATCGGTGCAGCTATTCAGGGAGGTGTATTGACAGGTGATGTGAAAGACGTTCTTTTATTAGACGTTACGCCACTTTCTTTAGGTATCGAAACAATGGGTTCTGTTTTCACTAAATTAATTGAAGCAAACACTACAATCCCAACTAAAAAATCTGAAGTATTCTCTACAGCATCTGACAACCAGCCAGCTGTAAGCATCAGAGTAGGACAGGGAGAAAGACCAATGTTCAACGATAACAAAGAAATCGGTAGATTCGACCTTACAGATATTCCACCGGCACCAAGAGGTGTTCCTCAGATCGAAGTGACTTTCGATATCGATGCCAACGGTATTCTAAGTGTTTCTGCTAAAGATAAAGGAACAGGTAAAGAACAGACAATCAAAATCCAGGCGTCTTCAGGTCTTTCTGACGAAGAAATCGAAAGAATGAAAAAAGAAGCTCAGGAAAATGCTTCAGCCGATGCTAAGAAAAAAGAAGAGGTTGAAATTTTCAACAAAGCTGACGGATTGATCTTCCAGACTGAAAAACAATTGAAAGAGTTCGGTGATAAATTATCTGCAGACAAAAAAGCAGCAATCGAAACCGCTCACGCAGAATTGAAAACAGCCTTCGAAGCTAAAAACGGAGATGATGTAAAAGCTAAAACAGAAGCTTTGGATGCAGCATGGATGGCAGCTTCAGAAGAATTGTATGCAGCAGGACAAGGTGCTCAAGGTGCAGATGCAGGAGCTCAAAACCCTGGCGGAAACAATGCAGGAGGTGAAGATGTTCAGGATGCAGATTTTGAAGAAGTAAAATAA